In the Candidatus Electrothrix rattekaaiensis genome, one interval contains:
- a CDS encoding N-acetyltransferase: protein MKNSTTNCSCKSTSSLMKIPIRPARMSDVKEIHRLLQQFANKGLLLGRSISSLYDQLRDFVVFDDNGIQGVCSLHICWENLAEIRSLAVANQHQGKGIGRQLVHSCLDEARSLEIGRVFTLTYQAAFFRKLDFTDIEKNDLPHKIWSDCLQCPKFPDCDEEALVWTAEER from the coding sequence ATGAAGAACAGTACAACAAATTGCAGCTGCAAGAGCACCTCAAGCCTGATGAAAATCCCTATCCGCCCGGCCAGGATGAGCGATGTCAAGGAAATCCACAGGCTCTTACAGCAGTTTGCCAATAAAGGCTTGCTCTTAGGTCGATCCATCAGTTCGCTCTATGACCAATTACGCGACTTTGTTGTCTTTGACGATAACGGCATTCAGGGTGTCTGCTCCCTCCATATCTGCTGGGAAAACCTAGCAGAGATACGATCGCTGGCTGTCGCAAATCAGCACCAGGGCAAGGGCATCGGCAGGCAGTTGGTACATTCCTGCCTTGACGAAGCTCGAAGCCTTGAGATCGGTCGAGTTTTCACCCTGACATATCAAGCGGCTTTTTTCAGAAAGCTCGACTTTACTGATATAGAAAAAAATGACCTGCCCCATAAAATATGGAGCGACTGTCTCCAATGCCCGAAATTCCCTGACTGTGATGAAGAGGCACTGGTCTGGACAGCAGAGGAGAGGTAG
- a CDS encoding RHS repeat-associated core domain-containing protein yields the protein MSLPVIRALRSLFLPLLIISCALIGCSEDNIKVELIGQVDRSFPAGMMVCLDISGNGTCDADEPSARTNADGTYSVVIPAKSLGEFPVVVEPTQKTEPPVIALSAPAGKHEFVSPVSTAVQSEVYQGSSLAEAEAEVRSRYAVPDDIDLYTDYQESSVDPETVQTLIAAVEEVAADYGVEVVEQADPAEDVAASRRIGIRRTSDVSRASDASDVAAGDTGDEVVDSSSVDAVSVAPVIATSSSASSASVVAVEADSNDVGEVQGQSADEQVVVTASEELSSISDMIVASDEPCPKIVWREDVNIPTSVPAGTSVTFSWKVKNVSDCNMINHHLGFDGSIPAVSGSSNADFGGENHPPFTINSGETKTIEATMVAAPDEVGTFFQVYYDFFTSNGIQLNDLPLGGLHADFTVTAPPVDPTTLISPSNNASIDSTTPTLDWKSVTGATVYRVVLSENSSFSGLSDDGRSCTDGSCQTTTMNSASYQVGSDLTVAFGKTYYWKVRDDASGKWSDYFKFTVEDIPPSDCTARFEFVQDGNQPDEVAPGIDVDLTWKIKNISDCDAVGYHLGFNSADPDGKNADYGGTDHPSFTIKANESDFVQANIRNTPEEEGEYRVEFDIYTNEDELLSSSSGGLTLFSEFTVTGDDPEPPKECTPSFIFIEDGYQPDPLEPGQAVDFTWKIKNTSDCDAEGYHLGFYSANPSSSTANYGGTDHQTFSLAAGASGFVTANVKAVPMEGNTYKVEFDIYTDEGEALPVPAGWERLYTEFTVDPCAKVTAPKLEHIRMSRNFLLGNRINISAEVPDTGGKDVTLSARINGKDYEMTELRSGGYGIAGWDHAGWGHLTGDDEFVVTASNGCHDTAFIFKDGAWVPYFQGTYRQSNCDKFLACDADPVTTYIGNFAEMFADAAVAGVGGADLLIRRAYNSGAALGDAASIYEYTEEGREKITGPAQYFGTGWASNLDVFLLVQDYAPLYEGIQIRFPDGHAQDFEKNDFGYEPSTPDNFDTLTQEGEEFVLERKHSLETWRFAADGNLKEIEDRNGNTVTYTYSSGLLTEISDGNRSITFSHDADGHITEIALPENIKLSYEYEEDLLVAMTDGEGNRTQYRYNEKKQLTEIVSPLDHPSVRMSYDDRYRVSEQIVGESERYSFAYQGEDAAEATTITDSYGNATVQKHDDDGRQREVVHPDGSIEQFAYDEHNNKTYYKDPAGGEYRHTYDARGNRLTVDGPLGLHKEWDYNLRNLVTATTEKIDESRERSFTFDYDDNGNLTAFCLPLGDCGSISYDEHGLPLAMTDLRGNTTSNVYNAKGDLISVTDPEDAATAFNHDDLGRIIGKTKPLGNSYSYTYDNNSNLIAVDGPLGFHIGYEYDADNNLITSLDPNGGAIKYAWTASDSIAAVTNQLGFTSSFAYGLMNERIARTDAEGRAWSYLYDNMLRVTDVSGPLGYHQGFEYNALGLITDATDPENRVKHVDYDALGRPLTITRNYLPGAGEDADTNVTTAFTYDLLGNRLSVTDPEGYAFKAEYDLQNRLRTKQDAEGYEWEYSYDPMGNLLSVLNPRGYATSYAYTPTNRLQSVTNPEAHSRTLAYNGNGKLTQVIDPMGIVTAFAYNELDRRSEVIRNYQPAVTPDQQTNVSSTFEYDAAGNLRFVTNPLKHQAEIRYDAAHRRSEMIDFEGGTTVFAYDKVNNLLQVTDAEGNATSYSVDELDRLIAVTNAENETTGYTYDLVGNRTKLIEADDTVTLYEFDGVYRLNRVHENYRPGVDPGNDVNVLTAYSYDRRGLLTGIVNANGAETLFEHNGVGKLIKEIDPLNKVWEYAYDGNRNRISRKDGKGELTEYAFYPDDMLEQISYADASTVAYQYDANNNRIGMNDKLGETSWAFDPLNRVTEQNDPFDRVLGYQYDAASNRIGTTYPDGNQVGYEYSPNNWLQRMTDPAGQAIEYSRDQVGNLTRIVNPNQTETTVAYDKVYRTLERINRQVTNGGKTNSGFKYSYNEVGHITETVKEYGWRKPSVVTDAYEYDGLHRLAYMNMSPIKNNGGTVETAYSYDPVGNRLSWESNDDLQTNTPFDGFYRSYEYNAANQMLAMENAADKKNDDFAYEYRFDANGNRINRQLIDRNGPQYGVDYSYDPENRLVLAQDYQIVGGSKKEADHRIDRAFTTLEYDGGGRRLVQHYDPKQGGNGVDKRDEYVFDGLDPVAEYDMLNGQRTDYYRGAGNHLALMHQYKGGTQGQMYWYHYNNKGDVVGLTKHNGNSHHNYRYDPYGAVLPENGNFTDPHNHYTLTGKEFDENTGLVWFGSRHYEPETGVWMGQDSYRGRLSSPGSLHRFGYVGNNPVSYSDWYGFWKLKSYKGGLVAVAEDGDDVDDLASKLTGNADNAKYIYQKTNTFAGKVNRLEEKLKSYSPENREFIEKKYSAVLSEIRKFHTADSSTEIKEGYQFVIPGITDELTFINDRLKLHNNTNCFSTALQFSIKEEDCDNELKKQLFNFIEKGDIGVINESLFGDNHMRHPDLIMTFFMKKLGKDENYSFGDLFRYSISEENIESVAEATRRKIIEAEDSESEPSIDDVKDFLCSFGVYYDKLDDYSIHYATFLFESNDGEKYLFSKTGVGGQYEIVTERELLKKQPHYGTRSGRYRVK from the coding sequence ATGTCGTTGCCCGTCATCCGAGCACTTCGTTCCTTGTTCCTGCCCCTTCTCATTATTTCCTGTGCCTTGATCGGTTGTTCTGAAGACAACATCAAGGTGGAGCTCATAGGCCAAGTTGACCGCAGTTTTCCTGCGGGCATGATGGTCTGTCTCGATATCTCCGGCAACGGAACATGTGATGCGGACGAACCATCTGCTCGCACCAATGCTGACGGCACCTACTCGGTCGTTATTCCAGCGAAGAGCTTGGGGGAATTTCCCGTGGTGGTCGAGCCGACCCAAAAGACGGAGCCTCCCGTGATTGCCCTGTCAGCTCCGGCAGGGAAGCATGAATTTGTCTCGCCGGTCTCCACGGCTGTGCAGAGCGAGGTGTATCAGGGTAGTAGTCTGGCTGAGGCAGAGGCTGAGGTTCGTTCCCGGTATGCCGTGCCTGATGATATTGATCTGTATACGGATTATCAGGAGAGTTCTGTCGATCCTGAGACCGTTCAGACCTTGATTGCGGCGGTTGAGGAAGTTGCGGCGGATTACGGGGTTGAGGTGGTTGAACAGGCAGATCCTGCTGAGGATGTTGCTGCTTCGCGACGGATTGGGATACGGAGGACCAGTGATGTAAGCAGAGCCAGTGATGCAAGCGATGTCGCTGCTGGGGATACCGGGGATGAGGTTGTTGATAGTTCTTCGGTTGATGCCGTTAGTGTTGCTCCGGTTATTGCTACGAGTAGTTCCGCGTCGTCTGCTTCTGTTGTTGCTGTTGAAGCGGATAGTAACGATGTTGGGGAGGTGCAGGGGCAAAGTGCGGATGAGCAGGTGGTTGTTACTGCCTCTGAAGAGTTATCTAGTATATCTGATATGATCGTTGCCTCGGACGAGCCTTGTCCCAAGATTGTCTGGCGTGAGGATGTTAATATACCTACTTCTGTTCCAGCAGGCACATCAGTAACTTTTAGTTGGAAAGTAAAAAATGTTTCTGACTGTAATATGATAAATCATCACTTAGGTTTTGATGGTTCTATTCCAGCGGTTTCAGGCAGCTCCAATGCTGATTTTGGAGGTGAAAATCACCCTCCTTTTACCATCAATTCTGGAGAAACAAAAACTATAGAAGCAACTATGGTGGCTGCACCTGATGAGGTCGGTACCTTTTTTCAGGTTTACTATGATTTCTTTACATCCAATGGCATCCAACTCAATGATTTGCCATTAGGAGGACTACATGCAGACTTTACAGTCACAGCCCCTCCTGTAGACCCCACCACCCTTATCTCCCCTTCAAATAACGCATCAATTGATAGCACAACCCCGACCCTTGATTGGAAGTCTGTTACCGGTGCAACCGTATATCGTGTTGTCCTGAGTGAAAACAGCTCGTTCAGTGGCCTGAGTGACGACGGGAGATCCTGTACAGATGGTAGCTGCCAGACAACGACGATGAATTCTGCAAGTTATCAGGTCGGATCAGATCTCACTGTGGCATTTGGCAAGACCTATTACTGGAAGGTTCGTGACGATGCCTCAGGGAAATGGTCTGATTATTTTAAATTTACGGTTGAGGACATTCCTCCCTCAGACTGCACGGCCCGTTTTGAATTTGTCCAAGACGGTAATCAGCCCGATGAGGTAGCACCGGGCATAGATGTTGATCTGACCTGGAAAATCAAGAACATTTCAGATTGTGATGCAGTAGGCTACCATCTTGGCTTTAACTCTGCCGACCCTGACGGAAAAAATGCCGACTACGGTGGTACAGATCACCCTTCGTTTACTATCAAGGCGAATGAAAGTGACTTTGTTCAAGCCAATATCAGGAATACCCCGGAAGAAGAGGGTGAGTATCGGGTCGAATTTGATATTTATACCAATGAAGACGAATTGTTGTCCAGTTCCTCCGGTGGGCTGACTCTTTTCAGCGAGTTCACGGTTACCGGCGACGACCCTGAGCCTCCTAAAGAGTGTACTCCCAGTTTTATTTTTATTGAAGACGGCTACCAGCCTGATCCGCTGGAACCAGGCCAGGCGGTTGACTTTACCTGGAAGATAAAAAATACCTCGGACTGTGATGCAGAGGGTTATCATCTCGGCTTTTATTCTGCAAACCCATCCAGTTCTACTGCGAACTATGGTGGTACCGACCATCAGACCTTCAGTCTCGCAGCCGGAGCAAGCGGTTTTGTTACGGCCAATGTTAAGGCTGTCCCTATGGAAGGGAATACCTATAAGGTTGAGTTTGACATTTATACGGATGAGGGCGAGGCGTTGCCTGTCCCTGCCGGGTGGGAGCGATTGTATACGGAGTTCACTGTAGACCCTTGCGCCAAGGTTACAGCACCAAAGCTTGAACATATTCGCATGAGCCGTAATTTCCTTCTAGGCAATAGAATAAATATCAGTGCTGAAGTGCCGGATACCGGGGGGAAAGACGTTACCCTTTCAGCGAGGATAAACGGTAAAGATTATGAGATGACCGAACTTCGATCCGGCGGTTACGGTATAGCTGGATGGGATCATGCTGGCTGGGGCCATTTGACCGGAGATGACGAATTCGTGGTGACAGCTAGCAACGGTTGTCATGACACAGCATTTATTTTCAAGGATGGAGCTTGGGTGCCTTATTTTCAAGGCACCTACCGACAGAGCAATTGTGATAAATTTCTGGCCTGTGATGCTGATCCAGTCACCACTTATATCGGAAATTTTGCCGAGATGTTTGCTGATGCTGCTGTTGCCGGGGTGGGCGGTGCGGATTTATTAATAAGGAGAGCCTATAACTCGGGCGCAGCCTTGGGCGATGCCGCCTCCATCTACGAATACACTGAAGAAGGTCGGGAAAAGATCACCGGCCCGGCCCAGTATTTCGGTACCGGTTGGGCTTCCAACCTGGATGTCTTTCTCTTGGTACAGGACTATGCTCCTCTCTATGAAGGTATCCAAATCCGTTTCCCGGACGGTCATGCTCAGGATTTTGAGAAAAACGATTTTGGCTATGAACCCTCAACGCCAGACAACTTCGATACCCTGACCCAGGAAGGTGAAGAGTTCGTGCTTGAACGGAAGCACAGTCTGGAAACATGGCGGTTTGCTGCTGATGGCAATCTAAAGGAAATCGAGGATCGAAACGGCAATACCGTCACCTATACCTATTCCAGCGGCCTGCTGACAGAAATCAGCGACGGCAACCGCTCCATTACCTTCAGTCATGATGCGGACGGACATATCACCGAGATTGCTTTGCCGGAAAATATCAAGCTTTCCTACGAATACGAGGAAGATTTGTTGGTCGCCATGACTGACGGCGAAGGCAACCGCACCCAATACCGCTATAACGAGAAAAAGCAGTTGACTGAGATCGTCAGTCCGCTCGACCACCCTTCGGTGCGGATGAGCTATGATGATCGCTACCGCGTCTCTGAACAGATCGTCGGAGAAAGCGAACGCTACTCTTTTGCCTATCAGGGTGAAGACGCCGCAGAAGCCACCACTATCACGGATAGCTATGGCAATGCTACTGTGCAGAAGCATGACGATGACGGGCGGCAAAGGGAAGTTGTTCACCCGGACGGTAGCATTGAACAGTTTGCCTATGATGAGCATAACAACAAAACCTATTATAAAGATCCTGCTGGCGGCGAGTATCGTCACACCTATGATGCACGGGGAAACAGGCTGACCGTGGACGGTCCTCTGGGGCTGCATAAGGAATGGGATTATAACCTCCGTAATCTGGTGACCGCGACCACGGAAAAAATAGATGAAAGCCGCGAACGGAGTTTCACCTTTGATTACGATGACAACGGCAACCTGACCGCCTTCTGTCTCCCCCTGGGCGACTGCGGCTCCATAAGCTATGACGAGCACGGTCTGCCGTTGGCAATGACCGACCTGCGCGGCAACACCACCAGCAACGTATACAATGCAAAAGGCGACCTGATAAGCGTTACCGACCCGGAGGATGCAGCAACCGCCTTCAACCATGATGATCTGGGCCGGATCATCGGCAAGACCAAGCCGCTGGGCAACTCCTACTCGTATACTTATGACAACAACTCCAACCTCATTGCCGTGGACGGCCCGCTGGGCTTTCACATCGGCTATGAGTACGATGCCGACAACAACCTGATTACCTCCCTTGACCCCAACGGCGGAGCGATTAAGTACGCTTGGACCGCTTCGGACAGCATTGCTGCGGTCACCAACCAGCTCGGTTTCACCTCTTCCTTTGCCTACGGCCTGATGAACGAGCGCATTGCTCGGACCGATGCCGAAGGCCGGGCCTGGAGCTATCTCTACGACAACATGCTCCGTGTCACGGATGTCAGCGGCCCGCTGGGTTATCATCAGGGCTTTGAGTACAACGCCCTAGGCCTAATCACCGACGCAACTGATCCCGAAAATAGGGTCAAGCATGTGGACTACGACGCGCTCGGTCGTCCCCTGACCATAACCCGCAACTACCTGCCCGGAGCCGGTGAAGATGCGGACACCAATGTGACCACCGCCTTTACTTATGACCTGCTGGGCAACCGGCTCTCGGTCACTGACCCGGAAGGATACGCCTTCAAGGCTGAGTACGATCTCCAGAACCGGCTTCGGACAAAGCAGGACGCTGAAGGTTATGAATGGGAATACTCCTACGATCCTATGGGCAACCTGCTCTCCGTGCTCAATCCGCGCGGCTATGCAACCAGCTATGCCTATACCCCGACCAATCGCCTCCAGTCCGTTACCAACCCGGAAGCGCATAGCAGAACCCTGGCCTATAATGGCAACGGCAAGTTGACTCAGGTCATTGACCCGATGGGTATTGTCACCGCCTTTGCCTATAATGAACTGGATCGTCGCAGCGAGGTGATCAGGAATTATCAGCCCGCTGTTACTCCTGATCAACAAACCAATGTCAGCAGCACGTTTGAGTACGATGCAGCAGGCAACCTCCGTTTTGTCACCAATCCGCTCAAGCATCAGGCGGAAATCCGCTACGATGCAGCCCATCGCCGCAGTGAAATGATCGACTTTGAAGGCGGCACCACTGTTTTTGCCTATGATAAAGTCAATAACCTGCTCCAAGTCACGGATGCCGAGGGCAATGCAACCTCGTACAGCGTGGATGAGCTGGACCGTCTGATCGCGGTTACCAATGCGGAAAACGAAACCACCGGCTACACCTATGATCTGGTGGGCAATCGCACCAAATTGATCGAAGCGGATGACACCGTGACCCTGTATGAATTTGACGGGGTCTACCGCCTGAACCGGGTTCACGAGAATTACCGTCCGGGCGTTGATCCGGGCAATGATGTCAACGTGCTCACCGCTTACAGCTACGACCGGCGGGGCCTGCTCACCGGGATTGTCAATGCCAACGGGGCCGAGACCCTGTTCGAGCATAACGGGGTGGGCAAACTGATCAAAGAGATCGACCCGCTGAATAAGGTCTGGGAATATGCTTATGACGGCAACCGCAACCGGATCAGCCGCAAGGATGGCAAGGGCGAGCTGACTGAGTACGCCTTTTACCCGGATGACATGCTGGAGCAGATCAGCTATGCCGATGCCAGCACGGTGGCCTATCAGTATGATGCCAATAATAACCGCATCGGCATGAACGATAAACTGGGCGAAACCTCCTGGGCCTTTGATCCCCTGAACCGGGTCACGGAGCAGAACGATCCCTTTGACCGGGTGCTGGGTTACCAGTACGATGCCGCTTCCAACCGCATCGGCACCACCTACCCGGACGGTAATCAGGTGGGCTACGAGTACAGCCCCAATAACTGGCTGCAACGGATGACCGATCCGGCGGGCCAGGCCATTGAATACAGCCGCGATCAGGTGGGTAATCTGACCCGGATCGTCAATCCCAATCAGACCGAAACCACGGTGGCCTATGATAAGGTCTACCGGACCCTGGAGCGAATCAACCGTCAGGTCACCAACGGCGGCAAGACCAACAGCGGTTTCAAGTACAGCTATAACGAGGTCGGCCATATCACCGAGACGGTCAAGGAATACGGCTGGCGCAAGCCCTCCGTGGTCACCGATGCCTACGAGTATGACGGCCTCCATCGTTTGGCCTATATGAACATGTCACCGATCAAGAATAACGGCGGCACCGTGGAAACGGCCTACAGCTACGATCCTGTGGGCAACCGCCTGAGCTGGGAGAGCAATGACGACCTCCAGACCAATACCCCGTTTGACGGCTTCTATCGCTCGTATGAATACAACGCGGCCAACCAGATGTTGGCTATGGAAAATGCTGCGGATAAGAAAAACGATGATTTCGCATACGAGTACCGCTTTGACGCTAACGGTAACCGGATCAACCGGCAGCTGATCGACCGGAACGGCCCGCAGTACGGGGTGGATTACAGCTATGACCCGGAAAATCGCCTTGTCCTGGCCCAGGATTACCAGATTGTCGGCGGAAGTAAGAAAGAAGCAGACCACCGCATCGACCGGGCCTTCACTACCCTGGAATACGACGGCGGCGGTCGCAGACTGGTCCAGCATTATGATCCCAAACAGGGCGGTAATGGGGTGGATAAGCGGGATGAGTATGTGTTTGACGGGCTTGATCCTGTTGCCGAATACGATATGCTCAACGGCCAGCGCACGGATTATTACCGGGGCGCGGGCAACCACCTGGCCCTGATGCACCAGTACAAGGGCGGCACGCAGGGGCAGATGTACTGGTATCATTACAACAATAAGGGCGATGTGGTCGGCCTGACCAAACATAACGGCAACTCGCACCATAACTACCGCTATGATCCCTACGGGGCCGTGCTGCCGGAGAACGGTAATTTCACTGATCCGCATAACCATTACACCCTGACTGGTAAGGAGTTTGATGAGAACACCGGGCTGGTTTGGTTCGGGTCTCGGCATTATGAGCCGGAGACTGGGGTTTGGATGGGGCAGGATTCTTATCGGGGACGGTTGAGTTCGCCGGGGTCGTTGCATCGCTTTGGGTATGTTGGAAATAATCCGGTGAGTTATTCGGATTGGTATGGGTTTTGGAAACTGAAATCATACAAGGGCGGTCTTGTTGCTGTTGCTGAAGATGGAGATGATGTTGACGATTTAGCATCGAAATTAACGGGAAATGCCGACAATGCAAAGTATATTTATCAGAAAACAAATACTTTTGCGGGAAAAGTAAATAGGCTTGAGGAGAAATTGAAATCATATTCTCCTGAAAACAGAGAATTTATAGAAAAAAAATATTCAGCAGTACTTTCCGAAATACGAAAATTTCATACTGCTGATAGTTCAACCGAAATCAAGGAAGGGTACCAGTTTGTTATTCCAGGAATAACAGATGAGTTAACGTTTATTAACGACAGACTTAAATTACATAATAATACAAATTGTTTTTCTACGGCACTACAATTTTCTATTAAGGAGGAAGATTGCGACAATGAATTGAAAAAACAACTTTTTAATTTTATTGAAAAAGGTGATATTGGTGTAATTAATGAGAGTCTCTTTGGGGATAATCATATGCGCCATCCTGACCTGATAATGACTTTTTTTATGAAAAAACTTGGAAAGGATGAAAATTATTCTTTTGGAGATTTATTTAGATATTCAATTTCTGAGGAAAATATTGAATCAGTTGCTGAAGCAACGAGAAGAAAAATTATTGAGGCTGAGGATTCAGAGTCAGAACCATCTATAGACGATGTGAAGGATTTTCTATGTTCTTTTGGTGTGTACTATGATAAACTTGATGACTATTCAATACATTACGCTACTTTTTTATTCGAGAGTAATGACGGAGAAAAGTATCTTTTCTCAAAGACGGGAGTAGGAGGGCAGTATGAAATAGTTACCGAAAGAGAACTGTTAAAAAAACAGCCACATTATGGAACAAGAAGTGGAAGATATCGTGTAAAGTAA
- the secA gene encoding preprotein translocase subunit SecA: MIGKTLTKVFGSKNDREIKALRKVVEQINALEPTVEPLSDMQLQEKTTEFKKRYADGESLDDLLPEAFAVCREAAKRVLGERHYDVQLIGGLVLHQGKIAEMKTGEGKTLTSTAPVYLNALSGKGVHVVTVNDYLASRDVEWMGKLYNFLGLTTGAIVHDMDDASRREAYAADVTYGTNNEFGFDYLRDNMKFSTEDFCQRGFNFTIVDEVDSILIDEARTPLIISGPADMSTDMYLKVDRIMKNFKEDEHYTKDEKARQALLTDEGVILGEELLGVDNLYDPSSINQLHHINQALKAHVLFQRDVDYIVKNGEVVIVDEFTGRTMEGRRYSDGLHQALEAKEGVKIEKENQTLASITFQNYFRMYNKLAGMTGTADTEAPEFKKIYDLDVVIIPTNRDMARKDYADVIYKNQAAKYRAIVREIKELHEKGQPVLVGTISIDVSEKISRMLKKERVPHEVLNAKHHEREAEIIADAGQKGKITIATNMAGRGTDIKLGEGVCEAGGLHILGTSRHESRRIDNQLRGRSGRQGDPGSSRFFLSLEDDLLRIFGSGKLGTIMDKLGMEEDEPIEHSMISKAIENAQRKVEGHNFDIRKHLLEYDDVMNKQREVIYTQRRNVLESEDVREIIEDMIQDLVDSLVDETAQDRKHPEDWEWDALNDRAEELFNIKPGWMDADPSEMDTDSLRKKLQAAVDQAYKAQDERNRSDQMRQIERMILLQMVDTLWKEHLLNMDHLKEGIGLRGYGQKNPLDEYKKEGYELFLSMIETVKEQTITTLMHVRILQSDEVDRFEEEQRRKQEEELEQARLSSASTGSDAGPKTVRRDTDKVGRNALCPCGSGQKYKKCCGRLS, encoded by the coding sequence ATGATAGGCAAAACGTTAACCAAAGTATTTGGCAGCAAAAATGATCGCGAGATCAAGGCACTGCGCAAGGTGGTCGAGCAGATCAATGCGCTGGAACCCACTGTGGAGCCGCTCAGCGATATGCAGTTGCAAGAAAAAACCACGGAATTCAAAAAACGTTATGCAGACGGGGAATCCTTAGATGATCTCCTGCCCGAGGCCTTTGCTGTCTGCCGAGAGGCGGCAAAGCGGGTTCTGGGCGAACGACATTATGATGTCCAGCTCATCGGCGGCCTTGTCCTGCATCAAGGCAAGATTGCTGAAATGAAAACCGGTGAGGGTAAAACCCTGACCTCCACTGCCCCGGTCTATCTCAACGCCCTGAGCGGCAAGGGCGTACACGTGGTCACGGTCAACGATTACCTCGCCAGCCGCGATGTGGAATGGATGGGTAAGCTCTACAACTTTCTTGGCCTGACCACCGGAGCCATTGTCCATGACATGGACGATGCCTCACGTCGGGAAGCCTATGCTGCTGATGTCACCTACGGGACCAATAATGAGTTCGGCTTTGACTATCTGCGCGATAATATGAAATTCAGCACAGAGGATTTCTGCCAGCGCGGTTTCAATTTCACCATTGTCGACGAGGTGGACTCCATCCTGATTGACGAGGCCCGTACCCCGCTGATCATCTCTGGTCCAGCAGACATGTCCACAGACATGTACCTCAAGGTTGACCGGATCATGAAAAATTTCAAAGAGGATGAGCATTACACCAAGGATGAAAAGGCCCGGCAGGCCCTGCTCACCGATGAGGGCGTCATTCTCGGTGAAGAGTTGTTGGGCGTGGATAATCTCTATGACCCGAGCAGTATCAATCAGCTCCATCATATCAATCAGGCCCTCAAGGCCCATGTCCTGTTTCAGCGGGATGTAGATTATATTGTTAAGAACGGTGAGGTGGTCATTGTTGATGAATTCACCGGCCGGACTATGGAGGGACGTCGGTATTCGGATGGGCTGCATCAGGCCCTGGAAGCCAAGGAAGGTGTCAAGATTGAGAAAGAAAATCAAACCTTGGCCTCCATCACCTTTCAGAATTATTTCCGGATGTACAACAAGCTGGCCGGCATGACCGGGACAGCAGACACCGAAGCACCTGAATTTAAAAAGATCTATGACCTGGACGTCGTCATTATCCCCACCAATCGGGATATGGCACGGAAAGATTATGCAGATGTTATTTATAAAAATCAGGCCGCCAAATACCGGGCCATTGTCCGGGAAATCAAAGAACTGCACGAAAAAGGCCAACCCGTGCTGGTGGGCACGATTTCCATTGATGTCTCGGAAAAAATTTCCAGAATGCTCAAAAAAGAGCGGGTTCCCCACGAGGTGCTGAATGCCAAGCACCATGAACGAGAGGCGGAAATCATCGCTGATGCCGGGCAAAAGGGCAAAATCACCATTGCCACCAATATGGCCGGACGCGGGACAGACATCAAGCTGGGGGAAGGGGTGTGCGAGGCAGGCGGCCTTCACATTCTCGGAACCAGTCGCCATGAATCCCGCCGTATCGACAACCAGCTACGCGGTCGCTCTGGTCGCCAGGGGGATCCGGGTTCCTCACGCTTCTTCCTTTCTCTGGAAGACGACCTGTTGCGTATCTTTGGCTCTGGAAAATTAGGCACGATCATGGACAAACTGGGCATGGAAGAGGATGAGCCTATTGAGCACTCCATGATCTCCAAGGCTATCGAGAACGCCCAGCGCAAGGTGGAAGGCCATAACTTTGATATTCGTAAGCATCTCCTGGAATATGATGATGTTATGAACAAACAGCGTGAGGTCATCTACACCCAACGCCGGAACGTTCTGGAAAGCGAAGATGTTCGCGAGATCATCGAAGATATGATCCAGGATCTGGTGGACAGTCTTGTTGATGAGACAGCGCAGGATCGCAAACACCCTGAAGACTGGGAATGGGATGCCCTCAACGACCGGGCGGAGGAGTTGTTCAATATCAAACCGGGCTGGATGGATGCAGACCCCAGCGAAATGGATACCGACTCCTTGCGAAAAAAATTGCAGGCAGCGGTTGATCAAGCCTATAAGGCGCAGGATGAACGTAACCGGTCTGATCAAATGCGCCAGATTGAGCGCATGATCCTTCTCCAGATGGTGGACACCCTATGGAAGGAGCATCTGCTCAATATGGATCATCTCAAAGAAGGGATTGGTCTGCGTGGCTACGGCCAGAAGAATCCGCTGGATGAATATAAGAAAGAAGGCTATGAGCTTTTCCTGTCCATGATTGAGACGGTTAAAGAACAGACTATCACCACCCTGATGCATGTCCGAATTCTCCAGAGCGATGAAGTGGATCGCTTTGAAGAGGAGCAACGGCGCAAACAGGAAGAAGAGCTGGAACAGGCTAGGCTTTCCTCGGCCTCAACCGGTTCTGATGCGGGCCCAAAAACGGTCCGTCGTGATACGGACAAGGTCGGTCGTAACGCCCTCTGTCCTTGCGGCTCCGGGCAGAAATATAAAAAATGCTGCGGCAGGTTGAGTTAA